A single genomic interval of Nycticebus coucang isolate mNycCou1 chromosome 21, mNycCou1.pri, whole genome shotgun sequence harbors:
- the TP53INP2 gene encoding tumor protein p53-inducible nuclear protein 2 isoform X1, whose translation MFQRLTSLFFSTPPSPEDPDCPRAFVSEEDEVDGWLIIDLPVDSYEAPRNPRTAPAPAGRPPPAPSLMDESWFVTPPACFTAEGPGLGPTRLQSSPLEDLLIEHPSMSVYVTGSTIVLEPGPPSPHSDAALPDGDLSDLSDRELAPARREPRALRHAAAPLPARAVLLEKAGQMRRLQRARQRAERHALSSKVVQRQNRARESRPRRPKHQGSFVYQPCQRQFNY comes from the exons ATGTTCCAGCGTCTCACCAGCCTCTTCTTCAGCACCCCTCCGTCCCCCGAAGACCCTGACTGCCCCCGCGCCTTCGTCTCGGAAGAGGATGAAGTGGATGGCTGGCTCATCATTGACCTGCCCG TAGACAGCTACGAGGCTCCACGCAACCCCAGGACTGCCCCAGCCCCTGCAGGCCGCCCCCCACCCGCGCCCTCCTTGATGGACGAGAGCTGGTTTGTTACCCCTCCCGCATGTTTTACTGCAGAGGGGCCTGGACTCGGGCCCACCCGTCTCCAGAGCAGCCCCCTGGAGGACCTCCTCATCGAGCACCCGAGCATGTCCGTTTACGTCACCGGCAGCACCATAGTGCTAGAGCCTGGGCCGCCGTCCCCGCACTCGGACGCTGCCCTGCCTGACGGTGATCTTAGCGACCTTAGCGACCG AGAGCTGGCGCCTGCCCGCCGCGAGCCCCGGGCCCTGCGCCATGCCGCCGCTCCCCTGCCGGCGCGGGCCGTGCTGCTGGAGAAGGCCGGCCAGATGAGGCGGCTGCAGCGGGCCCGGCAGAGGGCCGAGCGCCACGCGCTGAGCTCCAAGGTGGTGCAGCGGCAGAACCGAGCCCGCGAGAGTCGTCCGCGCCGGCCCAAGCACCAGGGCAGCTTCGTCTACCAGCCGTGTCAGCGCCAGTTCAACTACTGA
- the TP53INP2 gene encoding tumor protein p53-inducible nuclear protein 2 isoform X3 — protein sequence MFQRLTSLFFSTPPSPEDPDCPRAFVSEEDEVDGWLIIDLPEGPGLGPTRLQSSPLEDLLIEHPSMSVYVTGSTIVLEPGPPSPHSDAALPDGDLSDLSDRELAPARREPRALRHAAAPLPARAVLLEKAGQMRRLQRARQRAERHALSSKVVQRQNRARESRPRRPKHQGSFVYQPCQRQFNY from the exons ATGTTCCAGCGTCTCACCAGCCTCTTCTTCAGCACCCCTCCGTCCCCCGAAGACCCTGACTGCCCCCGCGCCTTCGTCTCGGAAGAGGATGAAGTGGATGGCTGGCTCATCATTGACCTGCCCG AGGGGCCTGGACTCGGGCCCACCCGTCTCCAGAGCAGCCCCCTGGAGGACCTCCTCATCGAGCACCCGAGCATGTCCGTTTACGTCACCGGCAGCACCATAGTGCTAGAGCCTGGGCCGCCGTCCCCGCACTCGGACGCTGCCCTGCCTGACGGTGATCTTAGCGACCTTAGCGACCG AGAGCTGGCGCCTGCCCGCCGCGAGCCCCGGGCCCTGCGCCATGCCGCCGCTCCCCTGCCGGCGCGGGCCGTGCTGCTGGAGAAGGCCGGCCAGATGAGGCGGCTGCAGCGGGCCCGGCAGAGGGCCGAGCGCCACGCGCTGAGCTCCAAGGTGGTGCAGCGGCAGAACCGAGCCCGCGAGAGTCGTCCGCGCCGGCCCAAGCACCAGGGCAGCTTCGTCTACCAGCCGTGTCAGCGCCAGTTCAACTACTGA
- the TP53INP2 gene encoding tumor protein p53-inducible nuclear protein 2 isoform X2 codes for MFQRLTSLFFSTPPSPEDPDCPRAFVSEEDEVDGWLIIDLPDSYEAPRNPRTAPAPAGRPPPAPSLMDESWFVTPPACFTAEGPGLGPTRLQSSPLEDLLIEHPSMSVYVTGSTIVLEPGPPSPHSDAALPDGDLSDLSDRELAPARREPRALRHAAAPLPARAVLLEKAGQMRRLQRARQRAERHALSSKVVQRQNRARESRPRRPKHQGSFVYQPCQRQFNY; via the exons ATGTTCCAGCGTCTCACCAGCCTCTTCTTCAGCACCCCTCCGTCCCCCGAAGACCCTGACTGCCCCCGCGCCTTCGTCTCGGAAGAGGATGAAGTGGATGGCTGGCTCATCATTGACCTGCCCG ACAGCTACGAGGCTCCACGCAACCCCAGGACTGCCCCAGCCCCTGCAGGCCGCCCCCCACCCGCGCCCTCCTTGATGGACGAGAGCTGGTTTGTTACCCCTCCCGCATGTTTTACTGCAGAGGGGCCTGGACTCGGGCCCACCCGTCTCCAGAGCAGCCCCCTGGAGGACCTCCTCATCGAGCACCCGAGCATGTCCGTTTACGTCACCGGCAGCACCATAGTGCTAGAGCCTGGGCCGCCGTCCCCGCACTCGGACGCTGCCCTGCCTGACGGTGATCTTAGCGACCTTAGCGACCG AGAGCTGGCGCCTGCCCGCCGCGAGCCCCGGGCCCTGCGCCATGCCGCCGCTCCCCTGCCGGCGCGGGCCGTGCTGCTGGAGAAGGCCGGCCAGATGAGGCGGCTGCAGCGGGCCCGGCAGAGGGCCGAGCGCCACGCGCTGAGCTCCAAGGTGGTGCAGCGGCAGAACCGAGCCCGCGAGAGTCGTCCGCGCCGGCCCAAGCACCAGGGCAGCTTCGTCTACCAGCCGTGTCAGCGCCAGTTCAACTACTGA